The following coding sequences are from one Rhizobiaceae bacterium window:
- a CDS encoding lytic murein transglycosylase, protein MNKLLCATSIAAALTLSGPALAQACGGDFAQWKEGVRAEAVAAGVGPAGLAALDGAHIDEKVLQRDRAQGVFAQTFIEFSDRMISAYRLKQGVANLKKYADVFARADREFGVQPAVITAFWALETDFGAVQGDFLTLNALVTLSHDCRRPDLFRPQIVPLLTLIDRGDLPADVKGAWAGEIGQTQMLPSDIMKLGQDGDGDGHVDVRNDPADVILTAAAKIQNRGWKRDQPWIEEVRVPEEMPWEETGRTNKLPLPQWASWGVTRRDGSALTDNGLRAGLVLPMGRKGPAFLSYDNYDVFLEWNQSATYTLTAANLAARFAGAPAYDKRNPEPGLGLEDMKLLQQKLQAMGYDVGKVDGILGVNTREAVRSEQKRLGLPIDGWPTPALLAAI, encoded by the coding sequence TTGAACAAATTGCTCTGCGCCACGTCGATTGCCGCCGCGCTGACCCTCTCCGGCCCCGCGCTGGCGCAGGCCTGCGGCGGCGACTTCGCGCAATGGAAAGAGGGGGTGCGGGCCGAGGCGGTCGCGGCGGGCGTCGGCCCTGCCGGCCTCGCTGCGCTGGACGGCGCGCATATCGATGAAAAGGTCCTCCAGCGCGACCGCGCGCAGGGCGTCTTCGCCCAGACCTTCATCGAATTCTCCGACCGCATGATTTCCGCCTACCGTCTCAAGCAGGGCGTGGCCAATCTCAAGAAATACGCCGACGTGTTCGCCCGCGCCGACCGGGAATTCGGCGTGCAGCCGGCCGTCATCACCGCCTTCTGGGCGCTGGAAACGGATTTCGGCGCCGTGCAGGGCGACTTCCTCACGCTCAACGCGCTTGTGACGCTCTCGCATGATTGCCGCCGGCCTGACCTGTTCCGTCCGCAGATCGTGCCGCTGCTCACCCTTATCGATCGCGGAGACCTGCCCGCCGACGTGAAGGGCGCATGGGCAGGCGAGATCGGCCAGACCCAGATGCTTCCCTCCGACATCATGAAGCTCGGACAGGACGGCGACGGCGACGGCCATGTCGACGTGCGCAACGATCCCGCCGACGTGATCCTGACCGCAGCCGCAAAAATCCAGAACCGCGGCTGGAAGCGCGACCAGCCCTGGATCGAGGAGGTACGCGTGCCCGAGGAGATGCCGTGGGAGGAGACCGGCCGCACCAACAAGCTGCCGCTCCCCCAATGGGCGTCGTGGGGCGTCACCCGGCGCGATGGCAGCGCGCTGACGGACAACGGGCTCAGGGCCGGACTCGTCCTGCCGATGGGCCGCAAGGGCCCCGCCTTCCTTTCCTACGACAATTACGACGTCTTTCTCGAATGGAACCAGTCGGCGACCTACACGCTGACGGCAGCGAACCTCGCCGCGCGCTTCGCCGGCGCGCCGGCCTACGACAAGCGTAATCCCGAGCCGGGCCTCGGCCTGGAAGACATGAAACTGCTCCAGCAGAAGTTGCAGGCGATGGGCTACGACGTTGGCAAGGTGGACGGCATTCTGGGCGTCAACACGCGCGAGGCGGTCCGTTCCGAGCAGAAACGCCTCGGCCTGCCCATCGATGGCTGGCCGACGCCGGCGCTGCTGGCAGCCATTTAG
- a CDS encoding glycoside hydrolase family 25 protein, protein MRRMALLCMLALLAGCTTSDVIEPMGAASSASISTRVALAYPRFDDNKPHEWQAKKPIHYAVHGTDVSKYQRSIDWHTAKRNGISFAFVKATEGGDRVDDYFDEHWSSTRAAGVPRGAYHFFYFCRPAHEQAAWYIRNVPREKGSLPPILDMEWNPDSPTCKLRPPAATVRSEMKTFLEIVERHYGKKPIIYTSIDFFDDNNLSTFRGYPYWLRSVAGHPTEKYGEHPFTFWQYTGTGVVPGIRGNADINVFNGSTTAWNKWLRANTH, encoded by the coding sequence ATGCGACGGATGGCGTTGCTGTGCATGCTGGCGCTGCTGGCGGGCTGCACGACTTCGGACGTCATCGAGCCGATGGGCGCTGCGAGTTCGGCCTCCATTTCCACCAGGGTCGCGCTCGCCTATCCGCGCTTTGATGACAACAAGCCGCATGAATGGCAGGCGAAGAAGCCGATCCATTATGCCGTCCATGGCACCGACGTGTCGAAATACCAGCGCTCCATCGACTGGCACACGGCGAAGAGGAACGGCATCTCCTTCGCCTTCGTGAAGGCGACCGAGGGCGGCGACCGTGTCGACGATTATTTCGACGAGCACTGGTCCAGCACGCGCGCTGCCGGCGTGCCGCGCGGCGCCTATCATTTCTTCTATTTCTGCCGCCCGGCCCATGAGCAGGCCGCCTGGTACATCCGCAACGTGCCGCGCGAGAAAGGCTCGCTGCCGCCGATCCTCGACATGGAATGGAACCCGGATTCCCCGACCTGCAAGCTGAGACCGCCGGCCGCGACCGTGCGCAGCGAGATGAAGACGTTCCTCGAAATCGTCGAGCGGCATTACGGCAAGAAGCCGATCATCTACACCTCGATCGACTTCTTCGACGACAACAACCTCTCGACCTTCCGGGGCTATCCGTACTGGCTGCGGTCGGTCGCCGGCCACCCGACCGAGAAATACGGCGAGCATCCCTTCACCTTCTGGCAGTATACCGGAACGGGCGTCGTGCCGGGTATCCGGGGTAATGCCGACATCAACGTCTTCAACGGCTCCACGACCGCCTGGAACAAGTGGCTGCGAGCGAACACGCACTGA
- a CDS encoding beta-lactamase family protein yields MGVVAKMLKWTGVLVVVLLAAVAGWLYFAPPELIRVGSAYSAKIVCSNVFIAGRNADDVLGDDVQAPGHPLLRLMRVEVDGEAQTVTAALLGRFGAGVAVARDGLGCASVPDGNAEAAKAIGLPVAARVVADEDALWPEGNRVDASQEPALATVLDDADLTGPGMRAVVVVHNGRIIGERYGEDFSAETPLLGWSMTKTVNAAIVGTLVEAGKMDPGASGLVETWKSDERTDITLANLMAMSSGLSFNEDYGDVTDVTRMLFLEPDMAAFAAAQRLASPVGKTWSYSSGTALILSRLWQQAAGAEALEWPRRALFEPLGMTSAVLETDEAGTFVGSSYLYATARDWVRFGQFLLQEGVWNGRELLPPGFVQWMREPAPASDGVYGNGQLWLKPGGPNDVAGLPPDTFWLIGHDGQSMALAPSKQLIVLRLGLTPSRQGYRPQRLLAAIVSAIE; encoded by the coding sequence ATGGGTGTGGTCGCGAAGATGCTGAAGTGGACCGGCGTTCTGGTCGTCGTCCTTCTCGCGGCTGTTGCGGGATGGCTCTATTTCGCGCCGCCGGAACTTATCCGCGTCGGCAGCGCATACTCGGCCAAGATCGTCTGCTCGAACGTCTTCATCGCCGGGCGGAACGCCGACGATGTTCTCGGCGACGACGTGCAGGCGCCCGGCCATCCGTTGCTGCGTCTGATGCGGGTCGAAGTGGACGGGGAGGCGCAAACCGTGACGGCCGCGCTGCTCGGCCGGTTCGGGGCAGGGGTTGCGGTGGCGCGCGACGGGTTGGGCTGCGCGTCCGTTCCCGATGGCAACGCCGAGGCGGCAAAGGCCATCGGCCTGCCTGTTGCAGCAAGGGTCGTGGCGGACGAGGATGCGTTGTGGCCTGAGGGCAATCGCGTCGATGCTTCCCAAGAGCCGGCGCTGGCGACGGTTCTAGACGATGCGGATCTGACGGGTCCGGGCATGCGCGCCGTCGTCGTTGTCCATAACGGCCGTATCATCGGCGAGCGCTACGGCGAGGATTTTTCAGCGGAAACGCCGTTGCTCGGCTGGTCGATGACGAAGACGGTCAATGCCGCGATCGTCGGCACGCTGGTCGAGGCAGGCAAGATGGATCCTGGCGCGTCCGGTCTGGTCGAAACGTGGAAGAGCGACGAACGCACGGACATCACGCTCGCCAATCTGATGGCGATGTCAAGCGGGCTGTCGTTCAACGAGGATTACGGCGACGTGACGGATGTCACGCGCATGCTTTTCCTCGAACCGGACATGGCCGCCTTTGCCGCCGCGCAGCGATTGGCAAGCCCTGTCGGAAAGACCTGGAGCTATTCGAGCGGCACGGCTCTTATCCTGTCCCGCCTTTGGCAGCAGGCGGCCGGCGCAGAAGCGCTCGAATGGCCCCGGCGGGCGCTGTTCGAGCCGCTCGGCATGACCAGCGCCGTGCTGGAGACGGACGAAGCGGGGACTTTCGTGGGCTCGTCCTATCTCTATGCCACGGCGCGCGACTGGGTGCGGTTCGGGCAGTTTCTGCTGCAGGAAGGCGTCTGGAACGGCCGCGAGCTTCTGCCGCCCGGCTTCGTCCAGTGGATGCGGGAGCCGGCTCCGGCATCGGACGGGGTCTACGGCAACGGCCAGCTATGGCTGAAGCCGGGCGGGCCGAACGACGTGGCCGGCCTGCCGCCAGACACGTTCTGGCTGATCGGCCATGACGGCCAGTCCATGGCGTTGGCGCCGTCGAAGCAGCTCATCGTGCTCAGGCTCGGCCTGACGCCGTCCCGGCAGGGGTACAGGCCGCAACGGCTTCTCGCCGCAATTGTTTCTGCCATCGAATAG
- a CDS encoding metalloregulator ArsR/SmtB family transcription factor, which produces MSRLDHAFAALADPTRRAILARLSLGEATVMELAKPFEMSQPAISRHLKVLEEGGLITRRVEGTKRPCRLTPGGLGEIDAWLDTLRAALTRNYERLDTVLAAMQDEEAEEIP; this is translated from the coding sequence ATGAGCCGCCTCGATCACGCTTTTGCCGCACTCGCTGATCCCACGCGCCGCGCGATCCTCGCGCGTCTGTCTCTGGGAGAGGCCACGGTGATGGAACTGGCGAAGCCTTTCGAGATGAGCCAGCCGGCGATTTCGCGTCATCTCAAGGTGCTGGAGGAAGGCGGCCTGATCACGCGCCGCGTCGAGGGCACCAAGAGGCCATGCAGGCTCACACCGGGCGGGCTTGGGGAAATCGATGCGTGGCTCGACACGCTCAGGGCCGCACTGACCCGCAACTATGAGCGGCTCGATACGGTGTTGGCCGCGATGCAGGACGAAGAAGCGGAGGAAATCCCATGA
- a CDS encoding SRPBCC domain-containing protein, whose translation MSKLTLKTEGDTHVVVTRRFAAPPKLVFRAHTEPKLLQKWLLGPDGWTMPKCISDAKPGGKIRFEWADGNGNGFHLTGEYLEVEPYSRLVHVERMHLPDPTPDNHVETTFDADGGGTLLTLRMTLPDAETRRAMLATGMEDGMEASYARLENMAMAGVVA comes from the coding sequence ATGAGCAAACTGACGCTGAAGACCGAGGGCGACACGCATGTCGTCGTCACGCGGCGCTTCGCCGCCCCGCCGAAGCTGGTGTTTCGTGCGCATACCGAGCCCAAGCTGCTTCAGAAATGGCTGCTCGGCCCCGATGGATGGACGATGCCGAAATGCATCAGCGATGCGAAGCCGGGCGGCAAGATCCGTTTCGAATGGGCCGACGGGAACGGCAACGGTTTCCATCTCACCGGGGAGTATCTGGAGGTCGAGCCCTACAGCCGCCTCGTGCATGTCGAGCGAATGCATCTGCCTGATCCCACGCCCGACAACCACGTCGAGACAACGTTCGATGCCGATGGTGGCGGTACGCTTCTCACGCTGCGCATGACGCTGCCAGATGCCGAAACGCGCAGGGCAATGCTTGCGACCGGCATGGAAGACGGCATGGAGGCGAGCTACGCACGGCTTGAGAACATGGCCATGGCAGGAGTGGTGGCGTGA
- a CDS encoding cupin domain-containing protein, with the protein MPRHDFDPATITPDGRPPAKARLFDGSLAGPYRGSVNGEALGTQVTVLTYGNDEPGTGPKLHVHPYDEIFVLQEGNARFFVGDQVIEATAGETVLGPAGLPHKFINLGPGRFQTLDIHLSPRWIQTDLE; encoded by the coding sequence ATGCCACGACACGATTTCGATCCGGCGACTATTACTCCCGATGGCCGCCCGCCAGCCAAGGCACGGCTTTTCGACGGTTCACTCGCCGGCCCGTATCGCGGATCGGTGAATGGCGAGGCGCTGGGCACGCAGGTCACCGTGCTCACCTACGGCAATGACGAGCCTGGCACCGGACCAAAGCTGCATGTGCATCCCTATGACGAGATCTTCGTGCTCCAGGAGGGCAATGCGAGGTTCTTCGTCGGCGATCAGGTGATCGAGGCAACGGCGGGCGAGACCGTGCTCGGCCCCGCCGGTCTGCCGCACAAATTCATCAATCTCGGCCCGGGACGGTTCCAGACTCTCGATATTCACCTTTCGCCGCGCTGGATTCAGACCGATCTGGAGTGA
- a CDS encoding hydantoinase B/oxoprolinase family protein: MSGRWDFWIDRGGTFTDIVGRAPDGGLHPRKLLSENPEAYRDAAIQGIRDLLGLKTGDPIPTGRIGDIKMGTTVATNALLERKGDRVLLLITRGFRDALRIAYQARPDIFAKEIILPEQLYERVVEVEERVRADGCVEKLLDIASVKPAIEQARADGIDAVAIVFMHAWKFPEHEQAVAKVCRRIGFGQVSVSHEVSPLVKLVGRGDTTVVDAYLSPILSRYVSHVAGELGIETERAKPASATARRPSSAAPAEASERSEHAAVSPRLMFMMSSGGLTAADMFQGKDALLSGPAGGVVGMVETARLAGFDKVIGFDMGGTSTDVAHYDGEYERAFDTEVAGVRVRAPMMRIHTVAAGGGSILHFEAGRFRAGPDSAGANPGPACYRRGGPLAVTDANVMLGKLQPDFFPKIFGPAQDQPLDTEIVREKFEALAAEIGDGRTPEAVAEGFVTIAVENMANAIKKISVQRGYDVTEYLLNCFGGAGGQHACLVADALGMEAVLIHPFSGLLSAYGIGLASVFASRQQALLLPLAEDSLTAIGELIESLRAAVLSELAAQGVEEATASTRPVLHIRYDGTDTALPVDFTEGSIGQARQAFEAAHKAQFGFIYDNKPMIVETVGVEGVDVSEKGRSEVDSETEDRAAKPSETRRIFTEGARHESGIFRRETLKPGHRVAGPALIIESHQTIVVEPGWQATITAKDHVLLRRIERKTRRAALGTAADPVMLEVFNNLFMSIAEQMGVTLQNTAYSVNIKERLDFSCAVFDSDGALVANAPHMPVHLGSMDRSVETIIRLNEGDIHPGDVFALNAPYNGGTHLPDITVVTPVFSDDRGNILFWVASRGHHADVGGTAPGSMTPLATTVDEEGVLFDNFRIVERGRFREKELHELLTDHPYPARNPHQNIADLKAQIAANEKGVAELRKMVAHFGLGVVNAYMGHVQDNAAESVRRVLERLPDVSEYEYPTDTGQIIKVKITVDRKKREATVDFTGTSPVMKNNFNAPEPVARAAVLYAFRVMVEDNIPMNAACLRPVNIVIPDGCMLRPAYPAAVVAGNVETSQHVTNALFGAMGALANSQGTMNNLTYGNETYQYYETICSGSPAGRVNSGRGFNGTSGVHVHMTNSRLTDPEILELRFPVLLEDFHIREGSGGKGRWRAGDGTKRTVRFLERMECAILSSHRNRPPQGLDGGGDGEAGSTKVRRSDGAVETLRACDQTVLEAGEAVIVTTPTAGGFGSE, encoded by the coding sequence ATGAGTGGACGCTGGGATTTCTGGATCGATCGTGGCGGCACCTTCACCGATATTGTCGGCCGCGCGCCCGACGGCGGCCTGCATCCGCGCAAGCTGCTCTCGGAAAACCCGGAAGCCTACCGCGACGCCGCCATCCAGGGCATCCGCGACCTTCTCGGCCTCAAGACAGGCGATCCCATCCCCACCGGCCGCATCGGCGACATCAAGATGGGCACCACGGTCGCCACCAACGCGCTGCTGGAGCGCAAGGGTGACCGTGTCCTCCTCCTCATCACCAGGGGCTTCCGCGATGCTCTGCGCATCGCCTATCAGGCCCGGCCCGACATCTTCGCCAAGGAGATCATCCTCCCTGAGCAGCTCTACGAACGCGTCGTCGAGGTCGAGGAGCGCGTGCGCGCCGACGGTTGCGTGGAAAAGCTGCTCGACATCGCTTCGGTCAAGCCGGCGATCGAACAGGCCCGCGCCGACGGCATCGACGCCGTCGCCATCGTCTTCATGCACGCCTGGAAGTTTCCCGAACACGAGCAGGCGGTGGCGAAGGTCTGCCGCCGGATCGGCTTCGGCCAGGTCTCGGTCAGCCACGAGGTCTCACCGCTGGTGAAGCTGGTCGGCCGTGGCGACACCACCGTGGTCGACGCCTATCTCTCCCCGATCCTGAGCAGGTATGTGAGCCACGTGGCGGGTGAACTGGGAATCGAAACGGAACGGGCGAAGCCCGCAAGCGCGACCGCGCGGCGGCCGTCGTCGGCCGCCCCGGCGGAGGCCAGCGAGCGAAGCGAGCACGCGGCCGTGAGCCCAAGATTGATGTTCATGATGTCGTCGGGCGGCCTCACCGCCGCCGACATGTTCCAGGGCAAGGACGCATTGCTCTCCGGCCCGGCCGGCGGCGTGGTCGGCATGGTGGAGACGGCGAGGCTCGCCGGCTTCGACAAGGTGATCGGCTTTGACATGGGCGGCACCTCGACCGACGTCGCCCATTACGACGGCGAATATGAGCGCGCCTTCGACACGGAAGTGGCCGGCGTGCGCGTGCGCGCCCCGATGATGCGCATCCACACCGTCGCGGCGGGCGGCGGCTCGATCCTGCATTTCGAGGCCGGCCGTTTCCGCGCCGGACCGGATTCCGCCGGCGCCAATCCCGGTCCGGCCTGCTACCGGCGCGGCGGACCGCTGGCCGTCACCGACGCCAACGTCATGCTGGGCAAGCTGCAGCCGGACTTCTTTCCGAAAATCTTCGGGCCTGCCCAGGATCAGCCGCTCGACACTGAAATCGTGCGCGAGAAATTCGAGGCGCTTGCCGCCGAGATCGGCGACGGCCGGACGCCGGAAGCGGTGGCCGAGGGTTTCGTCACCATCGCCGTCGAGAACATGGCGAACGCCATCAAGAAGATTTCCGTCCAGCGCGGCTACGACGTCACCGAATATCTGCTCAACTGTTTTGGCGGCGCGGGCGGCCAGCATGCCTGCCTCGTCGCCGACGCGCTCGGCATGGAGGCGGTGCTCATCCACCCCTTCTCCGGCCTGCTCTCGGCCTACGGCATCGGCCTCGCATCCGTCTTCGCCTCCCGCCAGCAGGCACTGCTCCTGCCCCTCGCGGAGGATTCGCTGACGGCCATCGGCGAATTGATCGAAAGCCTTCGCGCCGCCGTGCTGTCCGAACTGGCCGCGCAGGGCGTGGAGGAAGCGACGGCCTCGACCAGACCCGTGCTGCACATCCGCTATGACGGCACGGACACCGCGCTGCCGGTCGACTTCACGGAGGGCTCCATCGGGCAGGCGCGGCAGGCTTTCGAAGCAGCCCACAAGGCCCAGTTCGGCTTCATCTACGACAACAAGCCGATGATCGTGGAAACGGTTGGCGTCGAAGGCGTCGACGTCAGCGAAAAAGGCCGCAGCGAAGTTGATTCGGAAACCGAGGACCGGGCGGCAAAGCCTTCCGAAACCAGACGAATCTTCACCGAAGGCGCACGGCATGAAAGCGGCATTTTCCGCCGGGAAACGCTGAAGCCGGGCCATCGCGTGGCCGGCCCCGCTCTCATCATCGAGAGCCACCAGACGATCGTCGTGGAGCCGGGCTGGCAGGCGACGATCACCGCCAAGGATCATGTTCTTCTGCGCCGCATCGAAAGAAAGACGCGCCGCGCCGCGCTTGGAACGGCAGCCGACCCGGTCATGCTGGAGGTGTTCAACAACCTCTTCATGTCGATCGCCGAGCAGATGGGCGTGACGCTCCAGAACACCGCCTATTCGGTGAACATCAAGGAACGGCTCGATTTCTCCTGCGCGGTCTTCGACAGCGACGGCGCGCTGGTCGCCAACGCCCCCCACATGCCGGTGCATCTCGGCTCCATGGACCGCTCCGTCGAGACGATCATCCGGCTGAACGAAGGCGACATCCATCCGGGCGACGTTTTCGCACTGAACGCGCCGTACAATGGCGGCACGCACCTGCCGGACATCACCGTGGTGACGCCGGTCTTCAGCGACGACAGAGGCAACATCCTCTTCTGGGTGGCCTCGCGCGGCCATCACGCCGATGTCGGCGGCACGGCTCCCGGCTCCATGACGCCGCTGGCGACGACGGTGGACGAGGAAGGCGTGCTTTTCGACAATTTCCGCATCGTCGAGCGCGGCCGCTTCCGCGAGAAGGAACTGCACGAACTCCTGACCGACCATCCCTACCCCGCCCGCAACCCGCACCAGAACATCGCTGACCTCAAGGCGCAGATCGCCGCCAACGAGAAGGGCGTTGCCGAGTTGCGCAAGATGGTCGCCCATTTCGGCCTCGGCGTCGTCAACGCCTATATGGGCCACGTTCAGGACAATGCGGCCGAAAGCGTCCGGCGCGTGCTGGAGCGGCTGCCAGACGTCTCGGAATACGAATACCCGACGGACACCGGCCAGATCATCAAGGTGAAGATCACCGTCGACCGCAAGAAACGCGAAGCGACCGTCGACTTCACCGGAACCTCGCCGGTGATGAAGAACAATTTCAACGCGCCGGAACCGGTGGCGCGCGCCGCCGTGCTCTACGCCTTCCGCGTCATGGTCGAGGATAACATCCCGATGAATGCCGCCTGCCTCAGGCCGGTCAACATCGTCATACCGGATGGCTGCATGCTGCGCCCCGCCTACCCGGCAGCGGTCGTCGCCGGCAATGTCGAGACGTCGCAGCACGTCACCAACGCCCTGTTCGGCGCCATGGGCGCGCTCGCCAACAGCCAGGGCACGATGAACAACCTGACCTACGGCAACGAAACCTACCAGTACTACGAGACGATCTGCTCCGGCTCGCCTGCCGGCCGGGTGAACTCTGGCCGCGGCTTCAATGGCACGTCGGGCGTGCACGTCCACATGACCAATTCCCGCCTCACAGATCCCGAAATCCTCGAACTGCGCTTTCCGGTCCTGCTGGAGGATTTCCATATCCGCGAGGGTTCGGGCGGCAAGGGCAGATGGCGTGCCGGCGACGGCACGAAACGCACCGTCCGTTTTCTGGAACGCATGGAATGCGCCATCCTGTCGTCGCACCGTAATCGCCCGCCGCAAGGCCTTGACGGCGGCGGTGACGGCGAGGCCGGTTCGACGAAAGTGCGCCGCAGCGACGGCGCCGTCGAAACCCTGAGAGCCTGCGACCAGACCGTGCTGGAGGCCGGCGAGGCCGTCATCGTCACGACGCCGACGGCGGGCGGTTTCGGCAGCGAATAG
- a CDS encoding DMT family transporter: protein MDTSPAPRFSRETIGLLLGLVGVAIFGGTLPATRVAVEVFSPSFVACGRAALASVAAGFLLLLLRKPFPRKDVVALFAAGVLLVFGFPIFSSIAMQTVPASHGGVVLGILPLATSVFAALFMGERPSPLFWMFGVLGAFLVVAFAIGDNGMVLTAGDLWLFAAAISASLGYVISGKLSQRMPGWEVICWSLVTTAPISVPVSIFIFDPVYWHASPAETVAFFYLSFFSMLLGFFAWNIGLGMGGIARVSQVQLLQSFFTLAFSALLLGETIGPRTAIFALLVVGVVVLGRRARVSR from the coding sequence ATGGACACTTCACCCGCTCCGCGCTTCTCGAGGGAGACGATCGGCCTGCTGCTCGGGCTGGTCGGCGTCGCCATCTTCGGCGGCACGCTTCCGGCAACGCGCGTCGCGGTCGAGGTGTTCAGCCCTTCATTCGTCGCCTGCGGCCGGGCCGCGCTTGCCTCGGTCGCGGCCGGATTCCTGTTGCTGCTCCTGCGCAAGCCGTTCCCACGGAAGGATGTCGTGGCCCTGTTCGCCGCGGGAGTGCTGCTCGTCTTCGGCTTTCCGATCTTTTCCTCGATCGCCATGCAAACCGTACCCGCGTCCCATGGCGGCGTGGTGCTGGGCATCCTGCCGCTTGCCACCAGCGTCTTCGCCGCGCTTTTCATGGGCGAACGGCCATCGCCTCTGTTCTGGATGTTCGGCGTTCTCGGCGCATTCCTGGTTGTGGCCTTCGCAATCGGGGACAACGGCATGGTCCTCACCGCGGGTGATCTGTGGCTGTTCGCCGCCGCCATCTCCGCCAGCCTCGGCTATGTCATATCCGGCAAGCTCTCGCAGCGAATGCCCGGATGGGAAGTGATATGCTGGTCGCTCGTGACGACGGCGCCGATTTCAGTTCCCGTCAGCATATTCATATTCGACCCGGTCTACTGGCACGCCTCCCCTGCCGAGACGGTCGCTTTCTTCTACCTCAGCTTCTTTTCCATGCTGCTCGGCTTTTTCGCCTGGAACATCGGACTTGGCATGGGCGGTATCGCGCGCGTCAGCCAGGTGCAATTGCTGCAATCCTTCTTCACGCTCGCCTTCTCTGCTTTGCTGCTCGGAGAAACGATCGGACCGCGCACTGCGATCTTCGCACTGCTTGTGGTAGGCGTGGTTGTGCTCGGACGCCGCGCACGCGTTTCGCGCTGA
- a CDS encoding DnaJ family molecular chaperone: MSIWSRIGEFARRVSASASAGAVDVAAALRNAFAGDPELRRKVAFSVAMIALSAKMAKADGVVTQDEVRAFQQIFAVPPKEARNVSRLYTLAQADIAGFESYAAQMAALCGSGTRNCMMLEDILDGLFHIAKADGVLHEREGRFLHRIAEIFEIEEDHYQSILARHVNIGAADPYVVLGIERGQPLDEVKKQYRKLVSENHPDRLIARGVPEEFIALATTRIAAINAAYELIERGLRL, from the coding sequence ATGTCCATTTGGTCCCGAATTGGCGAATTTGCGCGTCGCGTGTCGGCGTCGGCTTCCGCCGGCGCCGTCGACGTTGCCGCCGCGTTGCGCAATGCGTTTGCCGGCGATCCCGAACTTCGCCGGAAAGTGGCGTTCTCCGTCGCCATGATCGCGCTTTCCGCCAAGATGGCGAAGGCCGACGGCGTCGTGACGCAGGACGAGGTGCGAGCCTTCCAGCAGATTTTCGCCGTGCCGCCGAAGGAGGCGCGGAATGTTTCCCGTCTCTATACGCTGGCCCAGGCCGACATTGCCGGTTTCGAGAGTTATGCGGCGCAAATGGCTGCGCTATGCGGCTCGGGCACGCGCAACTGCATGATGCTGGAGGACATACTCGACGGCCTTTTCCACATCGCCAAGGCCGACGGCGTGCTGCATGAGCGGGAAGGGCGCTTCCTGCACCGCATCGCGGAAATCTTCGAGATCGAGGAAGATCACTATCAGAGCATTCTGGCGCGACACGTGAACATCGGGGCCGCAGATCCCTATGTCGTGCTCGGCATCGAGCGGGGGCAGCCGCTGGACGAGGTCAAGAAGCAGTACCGGAAGCTGGTGTCCGAGAACCATCCCGACCGTCTGATCGCGCGTGGGGTGCCGGAAGAATTCATTGCGCTCGCGACGACACGCATCGCCGCCATCAACGCGGCCTATGAGCTGATCGAGAGGGGGCTGAGGCTGTGA
- a CDS encoding N-acetylmuramoyl-L-alanine amidase — MSGFLPDHTGADVRVSPNFGPRAQGFRPDMIILHYTGMETGEAAEAWLCNPVAEVSCHYLVHEDGRIVQMVRESDRAWHAGKSSWKGVADINSCSVGIEIVNPGHAFGYVEFPDAQIEAVIELCAGIASRHNVAPERVLAHSDVAPGRKVDPGELFPWGKLFAAGIGHFVAPSPIGGGRFLTGGDRGEPVEALQSMLALYGYGVEIGGVFDAATATVVAAFQRHFRPERVDGVADRSTVETLHHLLKALPALA; from the coding sequence GTGAGCGGCTTCCTGCCCGATCATACGGGGGCCGACGTCAGGGTGTCGCCCAATTTCGGGCCGCGCGCGCAAGGTTTCCGGCCCGACATGATCATCCTGCACTACACCGGCATGGAAACCGGGGAGGCCGCCGAGGCGTGGCTGTGCAATCCGGTTGCGGAAGTTTCCTGCCACTATCTCGTCCATGAGGACGGTCGCATCGTGCAGATGGTGCGCGAGAGCGACCGGGCGTGGCATGCCGGCAAAAGCTCATGGAAGGGCGTCGCGGACATCAATTCCTGTTCTGTCGGCATCGAAATCGTCAATCCGGGCCACGCGTTCGGCTATGTCGAATTTCCCGATGCGCAGATCGAGGCGGTCATTGAACTCTGCGCGGGCATTGCCAGCCGTCACAATGTGGCGCCGGAACGTGTCCTGGCGCATTCCGACGTCGCTCCGGGGCGCAAGGTCGACCCCGGCGAGCTGTTTCCGTGGGGGAAGCTTTTTGCCGCCGGGATCGGTCATTTCGTCGCGCCTAGCCCCATCGGCGGCGGCCGTTTTCTCACGGGCGGGGATCGCGGCGAACCGGTCGAGGCGCTGCAATCCATGCTCGCGCTTTATGGTTACGGGGTCGAGATCGGCGGTGTGTTCGACGCGGCGACGGCAACCGTAGTCGCCGCATTTCAAAGGCATTTTCGGCCTGAACGTGTCGATGGCGTGGCCGACCGCTCGACGGTCGAGACGCTGCACCACCTGCTCAAGGCGCTGCCCGCGCTGGCCTGA